Proteins from a genomic interval of Trichocoleus sp.:
- a CDS encoding mannitol dehydrogenase family protein, translating to MNSNIKTGSAVKLNEAALSRLNHTVQVPQYDRQQITNGIIHIGVGGFHRAHQALYLDSYFQKTADRQWGICGVGLLEFDRRMRDALESQDCLYTLVERSPAGDHARVIGSITQYRFAPEDRQAVIDALAAPQCRIVTLTITEGGYYYIEGSGEFDANHPTIQYDLQHPDQPIGVYGFLTAALSQRRKQGIAPFTVLSCDNLQGNGNIVRKMLTTFATMQNPALGRWIEEQVTFPNCMVDRITPATTPPDIDMVREQFGIEDAFPVVAEPFLQWVVEDKFCAGRPQLEAVGVQFTDNVHPYEMMKIRLLNASHLLLGYLGLLSGYTYVPEAMADPLIRQAIEHLMAEVTPTLQPVPGVDLDQYKKTLIERFTNPKIKDQLPRLCLNSSAKLPEWVLSPVRDKLQQHGTIDYLSLTVAAWFRYLKGQDDQGKSIVINDPMAETLTELAQSGADPQPLLGLSELFGDLSQSAHFVELVTNHLQQFYQLGVEKTLTQLIQSRS from the coding sequence ATGAACAGCAATATCAAAACCGGGTCAGCAGTTAAACTCAATGAAGCAGCGCTTTCTCGTTTAAATCATACCGTTCAGGTTCCCCAATACGATCGTCAGCAAATCACCAATGGCATCATTCATATTGGCGTTGGTGGGTTTCATCGCGCCCATCAGGCGTTATATCTCGATAGTTATTTTCAGAAAACTGCCGATCGTCAATGGGGAATTTGTGGGGTTGGGCTGCTGGAATTTGACAGGCGGATGCGAGATGCGCTGGAATCTCAGGACTGCCTGTACACCCTAGTTGAACGATCGCCAGCGGGTGATCATGCGAGAGTGATTGGCTCGATTACGCAATACCGATTTGCGCCAGAAGATCGACAAGCGGTTATTGATGCCTTAGCCGCTCCCCAATGCCGAATTGTCACGCTAACCATTACTGAAGGCGGGTATTACTACATTGAAGGCAGCGGTGAATTTGATGCCAATCACCCAACCATTCAGTACGATTTGCAGCATCCAGATCAACCGATCGGCGTTTATGGTTTCTTAACCGCAGCTCTCAGCCAGCGTCGCAAACAGGGCATTGCCCCTTTTACGGTTCTCTCCTGCGACAATTTACAGGGCAACGGCAACATCGTCCGCAAAATGCTCACCACCTTTGCCACAATGCAGAACCCGGCTCTGGGACGCTGGATTGAGGAACAGGTCACATTTCCCAACTGCATGGTCGATCGAATTACGCCTGCCACCACTCCGCCCGATATCGATATGGTGAGGGAACAGTTTGGCATTGAGGATGCTTTCCCCGTTGTTGCGGAGCCTTTTTTGCAATGGGTTGTAGAAGACAAGTTCTGTGCCGGACGACCACAGCTAGAAGCCGTTGGGGTGCAGTTTACAGATAATGTGCATCCCTACGAAATGATGAAAATTCGGCTGCTGAACGCCAGCCATCTGCTGCTTGGATACCTCGGCTTACTATCTGGGTACACCTATGTTCCTGAAGCCATGGCTGATCCGCTGATTCGGCAAGCGATCGAGCACCTGATGGCAGAAGTCACCCCAACCCTCCAGCCCGTTCCTGGAGTCGATCTTGACCAGTACAAAAAGACGCTGATTGAACGGTTTACCAATCCTAAAATCAAGGATCAACTGCCACGCCTCTGTCTCAACAGTTCTGCGAAACTGCCCGAATGGGTTCTCAGTCCTGTCCGCGATAAGTTGCAGCAGCATGGGACGATCGATTATCTGAGCCTGACAGTTGCCGCTTGGTTCCGCTATCTCAAGGGGCAGGATGATCAGGGCAAGTCGATCGTCATTAATGATCCAATGGCAGAGACGCTAACAGAACTGGCTCAAAGCGGTGCCGATCCGCAGCCACTACTCGGTCTTTCAGAGCTATTTGGCGATTTGTCTCAGTCTGCTCATTTCGTTGAATTGGTGACAAACCATCTCCAGCAGTTCTATCAGCTTGGTGTTGAGAAAACATTAACTCAACTGATCCAAAGCCGATCGTAA
- a CDS encoding GTPase family protein produces MRLKLWQWVVLAAPIALVVGFLLITAGIQIHEWGLNWIWAILPLVFVGWRWLLVRWTNPMQSQVAAVVAEMQGTIEATATEGAVFSAEDPTQQAEAALQQILEAARDDLPLWEDWQTFWKRCQDVVVAVAHIYHPEVKYPLLNIYVPQAYMLMRGTTNDLDQWMQKLSPALNQVTIGQAYQGFEVYRKLEPSARKLWQVWNWAQWLLNPAVALTRQASQRSSNRATQQLLVNFSQLLREVTLRNLSRQAVTLYSGNPFADTVPVPPSVPKAKTQALREILAQVEPVEAVAQKPVNILLIGRTGAGKSSLINTLFQADRAEVDVLPSTDRIQSYQWHQAQEMLTLWDSPGYEQVNRSDLRTLVLDYAQTADLLLLVTPALDPALQMDADFLRDLKAEIPDLPAIAIVTQVDRLRPIREWNPPYDWQWGERPKEIAIREATAYRAQMLGEECDRVLPLVTGDSQSGRVAWGVDALSVALLDSIAPAKQLRLARFLRDLEARSVAAAKIIDHYTFQMATTQGLTTFLKSPILSFLSTLTTGSPTLAYVLAEQIPVEQLPIVIGKLQMAYDLFSLLSSNETDISFDLRSLWPLLLENSATPDRNAWAFGHALVEYWTQNQTLEQLQQRFEDYLQQK; encoded by the coding sequence ATGCGACTCAAACTGTGGCAGTGGGTTGTATTAGCAGCACCGATCGCCCTGGTCGTTGGTTTTCTGCTGATCACAGCCGGAATCCAGATCCATGAATGGGGGCTGAATTGGATTTGGGCAATCTTGCCGCTGGTCTTTGTCGGTTGGCGTTGGTTGCTTGTTCGCTGGACAAACCCAATGCAATCGCAAGTTGCAGCAGTGGTTGCAGAAATGCAGGGAACAATCGAAGCAACGGCAACAGAAGGAGCTGTCTTTTCAGCAGAAGACCCGACTCAACAAGCAGAAGCCGCACTGCAACAAATTTTAGAAGCTGCGAGAGATGATTTGCCGCTCTGGGAAGACTGGCAAACTTTTTGGAAACGCTGTCAGGATGTCGTTGTTGCCGTTGCCCATATTTATCATCCAGAGGTGAAGTATCCGCTGCTGAATATTTATGTGCCTCAAGCCTACATGCTGATGCGTGGCACCACAAATGATCTTGATCAGTGGATGCAGAAGCTTTCGCCTGCTCTGAATCAGGTAACGATCGGTCAAGCCTATCAAGGATTTGAGGTATACCGTAAACTCGAACCTTCTGCCCGCAAACTCTGGCAAGTCTGGAACTGGGCACAGTGGCTTTTGAATCCGGCAGTCGCCCTGACAAGGCAGGCAAGTCAGCGATCGAGCAATCGGGCAACCCAACAACTCCTGGTTAATTTCAGTCAGCTTTTGAGAGAAGTGACGCTGCGAAATTTGTCCCGGCAAGCAGTCACACTCTACAGTGGCAATCCCTTTGCCGATACCGTTCCTGTCCCTCCTTCAGTGCCAAAAGCGAAGACGCAAGCTCTGAGAGAAATTTTGGCGCAGGTAGAGCCAGTTGAGGCAGTCGCGCAAAAGCCAGTCAATATCCTACTGATTGGTCGGACAGGAGCCGGAAAAAGCAGTTTAATTAATACGCTGTTTCAAGCCGATCGGGCTGAAGTGGATGTCTTACCCAGTACCGATCGAATTCAAAGTTATCAGTGGCATCAGGCACAGGAAATGCTAACGCTTTGGGACAGCCCCGGCTATGAACAAGTGAATCGATCGGATCTGCGAACGCTCGTCTTAGACTATGCCCAAACTGCCGATTTGCTGTTGCTGGTCACGCCTGCTCTTGATCCAGCCCTTCAGATGGATGCTGATTTTCTTCGCGATCTGAAAGCTGAAATTCCTGACTTGCCTGCCATCGCCATTGTGACTCAGGTCGATCGGCTCCGCCCAATCAGAGAGTGGAACCCACCTTATGACTGGCAGTGGGGTGAGCGTCCTAAGGAAATTGCTATCCGAGAAGCGACGGCATACCGTGCCCAAATGCTAGGCGAGGAGTGCGATCGGGTATTGCCGCTAGTTACGGGAGATAGCCAATCGGGTCGAGTTGCCTGGGGAGTTGATGCCCTATCAGTCGCATTGCTTGACTCGATCGCCCCAGCAAAACAACTCCGTCTCGCCCGCTTTCTTCGAGATTTAGAAGCCCGCTCGGTCGCGGCAGCAAAAATCATCGATCACTACACCTTTCAGATGGCAACGACGCAAGGCTTAACCACATTTCTCAAAAGCCCGATTCTCTCGTTTCTCTCCACGCTGACGACCGGATCACCCACCCTGGCTTATGTTTTGGCAGAACAAATTCCGGTGGAACAGTTACCGATCGTCATTGGTAAACTTCAGATGGCATACGATTTGTTTTCTTTGCTCTCCAGCAACGAGACAGACATCTCTTTTGATCTGCGCTCCCTCTGGCCACTGCTGCTTGAAAATTCTGCAACACCCGATCGCAATGCCTGGGCGTTTGGTCATGCCCTGGTCGAATATTGGACACAAAACCAAACGCTTGAACAATTACAGCAGCGGTTTGAGGATTATCTCCAGCAGAAGTGA
- a CDS encoding PfkB family carbohydrate kinase gives MSDVICLGELLIDFVPTVTGVTLIDAPAFQKAPGGAPANVAVGLSRLGISSAFMGKVGDDAFGHFLANILRDAGVNIQALHFATEARTALAFVSLKADGDREFMFYRHPSADMLFTPEEVDTDLIQQAKLLHFGSISLISSPSREATLHAIDCAQQAGKIISCDPNLRLALWQDEQAAREGMLLALKQAQIVKVSEEELEFLTGTTDPAAVYQQLWHDRMMLLLLTKGTQGCRFMTSHAEGEVPSFPVKAIDTTGAGDAFMAGFLQGIVKNPEILEDPAQLNQLCRFANAAGALTTTQRGAIPALPTRQQVDSFF, from the coding sequence ATGAGTGATGTAATTTGTCTAGGCGAACTTTTAATTGACTTTGTGCCAACGGTAACTGGGGTAACGCTAATTGATGCCCCTGCTTTTCAAAAAGCACCCGGCGGCGCACCTGCAAATGTGGCAGTTGGTCTTTCCCGGTTGGGCATTTCGAGTGCATTTATGGGGAAAGTCGGGGATGATGCATTCGGGCATTTTCTCGCCAATATTCTTCGCGATGCAGGGGTAAATATTCAGGCACTCCACTTTGCCACTGAAGCACGCACAGCTCTGGCATTTGTCTCTCTGAAAGCAGATGGCGATCGAGAATTTATGTTTTATCGTCATCCCAGTGCTGATATGCTGTTCACGCCTGAAGAAGTCGATACTGATCTAATTCAGCAAGCCAAATTGCTCCATTTCGGTTCAATTAGTCTCATTAGCAGCCCGTCACGCGAAGCCACACTTCATGCGATCGATTGCGCTCAACAAGCAGGCAAAATTATCTCCTGTGATCCAAACTTGCGGCTGGCTTTGTGGCAGGATGAGCAAGCGGCGCGGGAAGGAATGCTGCTTGCCTTAAAGCAGGCTCAAATCGTCAAAGTGAGCGAAGAAGAACTGGAGTTTTTGACAGGCACCACTGATCCGGCTGCCGTATATCAACAGCTCTGGCACGACAGGATGATGCTGCTGCTATTGACGAAAGGGACTCAAGGCTGCCGCTTTATGACTTCTCATGCAGAAGGGGAGGTTCCTAGCTTTCCAGTTAAGGCGATCGACACCACGGGAGCAGGCGATGCATTTATGGCAGGTTTCCTGCAAGGCATTGTGAAAAACCCAGAGATTCTGGAAGATCCAGCCCAGCTAAATCAACTTTGCCGCTTTGCCAATGCTGCTGGTGCGTTAACCACCACACAACGAGGCGCAATACCCGCTTTACCCACCCGTCAGCAAGTAGACAGCTTTTTCTAA
- a CDS encoding CmcJ/NvfI family oxidoreductase gives MLDSPSVEGLPQVEASLNYVVPTAEKPVNYTFEPPPGIPVQGGTYEARVLPIHNARSIAPSLSLDREGFAFVSHCTAVQNFDDRDEVERVYYPEATEIVRKATGATNVMVFDHMIRKDGQVGVKQPVKSVHNDFTTKSVYVRARKELVSRNWDNPDELLQQRFAVVNVWRPIVEPVQALPLAVCDAQSIAATDWVPTDIVYRDRVGETYAVAYNPMHRWFYFPQMRRDEAILIKCFDSATDGRARFAAHSAFDDPTTQPDAPSRQSIELRTLVFYP, from the coding sequence ATGCTAGACTCGCCCAGCGTTGAGGGTTTGCCGCAAGTTGAGGCATCTCTCAATTATGTAGTGCCGACTGCGGAGAAGCCCGTAAACTACACCTTTGAGCCACCGCCCGGAATTCCAGTCCAAGGTGGAACTTATGAAGCGCGTGTTTTGCCAATCCACAATGCCCGATCGATCGCTCCAAGTTTGTCCCTCGATCGAGAAGGCTTTGCCTTTGTTAGTCATTGCACCGCAGTGCAGAATTTTGACGACAGAGATGAGGTGGAGCGCGTTTATTATCCTGAAGCCACAGAAATTGTCAGAAAAGCAACAGGCGCAACGAATGTGATGGTGTTTGACCACATGATTCGTAAGGATGGGCAGGTGGGCGTGAAGCAACCTGTGAAATCTGTGCATAATGACTTCACCACAAAGTCGGTTTATGTGCGGGCTCGGAAGGAACTAGTCAGTAGAAATTGGGACAACCCCGATGAACTGCTGCAACAGCGATTTGCTGTCGTGAATGTTTGGCGACCGATCGTTGAACCTGTACAAGCTTTACCCCTTGCTGTTTGTGATGCTCAAAGTATTGCCGCCACTGATTGGGTTCCAACCGATATCGTTTATCGCGATCGAGTGGGCGAAACCTATGCAGTTGCTTATAATCCAATGCACCGCTGGTTCTACTTTCCCCAGATGCGTCGAGATGAAGCAATCTTGATCAAATGCTTTGACTCGGCAACCGACGGTCGAGCACGGTTTGCGGCTCACAGCGCCTTCGATGACCCAACCACCCAACCCGATGCCCCATCTCGCCAAAGTATTGAACTAAGAACGCTAGTTTTTTATCCATAA